TCGTACAACATGTCCTTTTTGCCGTTTTACATCTGAAAATCATTGCCCAGATATATTTCACGGGCCTGCTGGCTGTTCAATAATTCTTCCCGTGTCCCGCTGACGACAATTTCTCCGAGGTTGATGATGTATGAACGGTTGGTAATTTCAAGGGTATCGCGGACATTATGATCGGTAATAAGTACCCCGATCCCTTTTTCCGAAAGGCTTCGAACGATTTTCTTTATTTCATAAACGGCGATGGGATCGATGCCGGCAAAAGGCTCGTCAAGAAGCAGGAATTTCGGTTCGATCGCCAGGGACCGGGCTATTTCAGTTCTTCTTCGCTCCCCGCCGGACAGCGTATGGGCTTTTTGCTTTCTCACCTGATTGATTCCGAGTTCATCGAGAAGCTCTTCCAGTTTGTTTTTCTTCTCTTTCAAGGTCAGATCCTTTCTCGTTTCAAGGATCGCCCAGATATTCTTTTCGACGGAAAGTTTTCTGAATATTGAGGGTTCCTGTGGCAGGTATGAAATCCCCTCCTGTGCCCTTTTGTACATGGGGTAGTTGGATATATTCTTGTTGTTGAGAAAAATCATTCCCCTTGTGGGTGTAATAAAGCCGACGATCATATAAAAAATCGTGGTTTTCCCCGCACCATTCGGACCCAGAAGCCCGACCACCTCGCCGATATGCATCGAAAAGCTCACACCGGCAACCGCGCATTTTTTTCTGAACCATTTTTCCAGGGATTCGACAGAAAGCGTACCGTTATTGTTCAAGACGATGATATTCCCTTCTTTTTCTACATGTTATTCTTCTTCTTCCCATAAAACCTCTCCCTGAACATTCCCTTCGAGTTTTATTTCGTCATTGGCAAGGTCGATATATATTTTCATTGCCGCATATTCATCCCCTTTCCATATCACCCGCGGCATTCCGGACAACTCGAGTTTATCTTCCTTTCGAAGATACCGGGCAAACTCCGATCTGCATATCATGTCCTTTTTCAGTATTCTGACACCGATCTGTATAATAGTGATTTCCTCATCTTCCCAGTTTTCGATGAGCCCCCCTTTCACGACAATTTCATTCTCCTTGTCTTCCATAATCGCGTTTTCCTGGATACGGATCATATTTTCTTTTCGATTGTAAAAGAGTTTCTCCGACCAGATTTCGATTTTTTTTTCATCGTTCAGCACATGGATGTTCCCCGTACAGTAAACGTAGATAAAATCTTTTCCGTACAATTCGATCGAATCCGCGCTTATACGGTTGTTTTTCGATGTCAGTCTCGCGTTTCCGGTAAGGAGTGTCTTTTCCTTGCCCTGCGCGAGAATCGCCTCCATGTGATTTCCGGAAAAAGAAATGGGATCGTCCGGAAAGAGATCGAGTGATATCGACAGTGTGAGGAATATGATAATGCCGGTGCGTTTACATACGTTCATTTCAGTCGCCCATTATAAAGACAATAACCAGTCGAGGAAGTCTTTGGTTACACTCTCTTTTCATTATAAAACAGATTTGCCGTTTGGAAAAGCGGAAATCGCGCACCTCATTCTTCTTTGGATTGAATAAATACTCCCGAAACACCGTTTGCAAATACGATTTCACGAAGCTTGAAATCGGAATTGAATCCCCTGCCCTCAATCGAAGATCCTTCATCCTCTTTTACACGAACCCTGTCGTCCGGGGCCGCCGACAGCTTCTCTTCCTTGTCCTTCCAGTACAGGGTTTCCGCATATATCGCCGTCTTTTCGGGAACGGAATAGAGATAGATATTACCGAAAATATCGACATCGTCGGTTTCCGTGTACAGGACGGCCTTGTCCGCCGTTCCTTCGGTTAAAAGTTTTTCGTTTTCGTCATATTCGAAAAATCGTATATTTGAGAGAACCATCTGTTTTTTCTTCGTGAAATTTTCCGCGCGCTCCGCCTCGAGCTTGGTTTTTATTTTCCCGTCCCTTACAATAATTCGGGAAAACTGCACAAAAACCGTTTCCGGTAGATTTTCCGCCATTTCTTCGGGGATATTCGCGGATCGGTAATCGAGACTGCACCCGTAGAGGATGAGAACGATACATGATAGATGTAGTAAAAAGGATCTATTTTTTTGCATACGCGATACAGGCCGCAATAAAGCTTCTGAACAGTGGGTGGGACGCGATCGGGCGTGAGATAAACTCCGGATGAAACTGTACCCCGATCCCCCAGGGATGAGCATTCCATTCGATGGATTCAACCAGTGTCCCATCCGGGGTTGTCCCGCTGATGATGAGTCCGCCGTCTTCGAGGTCGCGGCGAAACATGTTCGATACCTCGTAACGGTGACGGTGACGCTCGCCGATCAGGGCTTTACCGTAAATTCTATATATTTTCGTTCCCTGTGCAAGGGTTGTATCATTTTTTCCCAATCGCATCGTACCCCCGTAGGTTTTTATATCGATCTGTTCTTCAAGCAGGCTTACCACCGGGTGCCTTGAATGGGGATCGAACTCGGTGCTGTTCGCGTCCTCGAAGTGCAGGACTCCCCGCGCGAACTCGACAACCATGACCTGCATGCCGAGACAAATACCGAAGCAGGGGATGTCGTTTGTGCGTGCAAACCGGGCGGCATGTACCATCCCGTTGATACCGCGCTGCCCGAATCCGCCGGGAATGATTATCCCGTCGACCGCCTTGAACGCGGACGCGATTTCCTTTTTACTTTCCAATTCCTCGGAATCGATCTTGATAAACTCCACGCGCGCATTATTGGCAATCGCGCCGTGGACGAGTGCTTCGAATATCGATTTATAGGAGTCATGAAGTTCGATATATTTGCCGACGATTCCAACGCGGCATACCGTTTTCGCATTGATGTAGGTGTCGACGACCTTCTTCCAGTTTCGAAGATCGCTTCTGGCGCATTTTAATCCGAGTTTTTTGACGACAATTTCGCCGAGCCCCTGTTTGGACAACAGCAAAGGAATTTCGTAAATGGTATTGGCGACATCGGAGGCCGAAATCACCGCTTCCTTCTCGACATTGGTAAACAGGCTTATTTTATGCCGTAGACTGTCTTTCAGCG
The sequence above is drawn from the Spirochaetales bacterium genome and encodes:
- the lptB gene encoding LPS export ABC transporter ATP-binding protein, with the protein product MNNNGTLSVESLEKWFRKKCAVAGVSFSMHIGEVVGLLGPNGAGKTTIFYMIVGFITPTRGMIFLNNKNISNYPMYKRAQEGISYLPQEPSIFRKLSVEKNIWAILETRKDLTLKEKKNKLEELLDELGINQVRKQKAHTLSGGERRRTEIARSLAIEPKFLLLDEPFAGIDPIAVYEIKKIVRSLSEKGIGVLITDHNVRDTLEITNRSYIINLGEIVVSGTREELLNSQQAREIYLGNDFQM
- a CDS encoding organic solvent tolerance protein OstA, with translation MNVCKRTGIIIFLTLSISLDLFPDDPISFSGNHMEAILAQGKEKTLLTGNARLTSKNNRISADSIELYGKDFIYVYCTGNIHVLNDEKKIEIWSEKLFYNRKENMIRIQENAIMEDKENEIVVKGGLIENWEDEEITIIQIGVRILKKDMICRSEFARYLRKEDKLELSGMPRVIWKGDEYAAMKIYIDLANDEIKLEGNVQGEVLWEEEE
- the lptC gene encoding LPS export ABC transporter periplasmic protein LptC, which codes for MQKNRSFLLHLSCIVLILYGCSLDYRSANIPEEMAENLPETVFVQFSRIIVRDGKIKTKLEAERAENFTKKKQMVLSNIRFFEYDENEKLLTEGTADKAVLYTETDDVDIFGNIYLYSVPEKTAIYAETLYWKDKEEKLSAAPDDRVRVKEDEGSSIEGRGFNSDFKLREIVFANGVSGVFIQSKEE
- a CDS encoding CTP synthase gives rise to the protein MSKFIFVTGGVCSSLGKGVAAASIGVILENRGLNIRMIKIDPYINVDAGTMSPYQHGEVYVTDDGAETDLDLGNYARFTSAPLSAANSITTGQVYRTVIRKEREGKFLGKTVQVIPHITDEIKQRIFEVGRERGVDVTIIEIGGTVGDIESIPFLEAARQFIHDLGKVNVLFIHLTLVPLVSGGEFKTKPTQHSAKALLEIGIQPDILLCRASEPLKDSLRHKISLFTNVEKEAVISASDVANTIYEIPLLLSKQGLGEIVVKKLGLKCARSDLRNWKKVVDTYINAKTVCRVGIVGKYIELHDSYKSIFEALVHGAIANNARVEFIKIDSEELESKKEIASAFKAVDGIIIPGGFGQRGINGMVHAARFARTNDIPCFGICLGMQVMVVEFARGVLHFEDANSTEFDPHSRHPVVSLLEEQIDIKTYGGTMRLGKNDTTLAQGTKIYRIYGKALIGERHRHRYEVSNMFRRDLEDGGLIISGTTPDGTLVESIEWNAHPWGIGVQFHPEFISRPIASHPLFRSFIAACIAYAKK